One genomic region from Bactrocera tryoni isolate S06 chromosome 3, CSIRO_BtryS06_freeze2, whole genome shotgun sequence encodes:
- the LOC120770487 gene encoding protein naked cuticle homolog 2-like, whose product MFKLSFILFTLVALANARPGYLHGHYPHIDYPLLPHHHEPLHLTKLVHIPAAISHQSSTVIHSAPIIKPVVVPVLKTVVHPIVKTYHPAPIIKAYHPFALDPYHHHYDHHDFHHYH is encoded by the exons atgtttaaattg TCTTTTATTCTCTTCACACTCGTCGCCTTGGCCAACGCACGTCCTGGCTACCTGCATGGCCATTACCCACACATTGACTACCCATTGCTGCCTCACCATCATGAACCGTTACATTTGACTAAACTGGTGCACATACCGGCTGCCATTTCACATCAGAGCTCAACAGTTATTCACAGCGCGCCAATCATTAAGCCAGTTGTGGTGCCGGTGCTGAAGACCGTCGTGCATCCGATTGTCAAAACATATCATCCGGCGCCCATAATCAAGGCTTATCACCCATTCGCTTTGGATCCATACCATCATCACTACGATCATCATGACTTTCATCATTACCATTAA